The following proteins are co-located in the candidate division TA06 bacterium genome:
- a CDS encoding type Z 30S ribosomal protein S14 codes for KAMIQKSERPKFKVRHHSRCRRCGRARAFYRDFGICRICLREMTLRGEIPGMVKASW; via the coding sequence AAGGCGATGATTCAAAAGTCCGAGCGGCCGAAGTTCAAGGTCCGGCATCACAGCCGGTGCCGCCGCTGCGGAAGGGCCCGGGCGTTCTACCGCGACTTCGGCATCTGCCGGATCTGCCTGCGGGAGATGACCCTGAGGGGCGAAATCCCCGGGATGGTCAAGGCCAGCTGGTAG
- the rpsH gene encoding 30S ribosomal protein S8 produces the protein MSMTDPIADMLTRIRNAGKAKMKRADVPASKMKMAITKILLRERLISNFKYIADGKQNMIRIYLRYDDDGKHLIKGLVRRSTPGLRVYASADKLPRVRSGMGLAIISTSKGLMTDREARKNKLGGEVVCYLW, from the coding sequence ATGTCGATGACCGATCCCATTGCCGATATGCTGACCAGGATCCGCAATGCCGGGAAAGCCAAGATGAAGAGGGCGGACGTTCCGGCCTCCAAGATGAAAATGGCGATCACCAAGATCCTTCTGAGGGAACGCCTGATCTCCAATTTCAAGTACATCGCCGACGGCAAGCAGAACATGATCCGCATCTACCTGCGCTACGACGATGACGGAAAGCACCTGATCAAGGGCCTGGTGCGCCGCAGCACTCCTGGTTTAAGGGTTTATGCCTCGGCCGACAAACTGCCCCGGGTCCGCAGCGGAATGGGGCTGGCCATCATCTCCACCTCCAAGGGCCTGATGACCGACCGCGAGGCCCGCAAGAACAAACTGGGCGGCGAGGTGGTCTGCTACCTGTGGTAA
- the rplF gene encoding 50S ribosomal protein L6 has translation MSRIGRKPIEIPKGVKTELVGQKIKVTGPKGALELEIHPNIKLDIKDGVLTVIRASDEKFDRSLHGLTRALVFNAVTGVSQGFTRVLQIYGIGFKAIKDPKGLTLNLGFSHPINMEAPQGIEFDLTDEPAQKVLDKTYQSSIVIKGIDKQLVGEVAATIRRFRKPEPYQGKGIRYQGEHIRRKAGKTAAGATGA, from the coding sequence GTGTCGCGGATAGGCAGAAAGCCAATAGAGATTCCTAAAGGGGTCAAGACCGAGCTGGTCGGGCAGAAGATAAAAGTGACCGGGCCCAAGGGCGCCCTGGAGCTGGAGATACATCCCAACATCAAACTGGATATCAAGGACGGCGTCCTGACGGTGATCCGGGCCTCAGACGAAAAGTTCGACCGGTCCCTGCACGGCCTAACCCGGGCCTTGGTGTTTAACGCGGTCACCGGGGTCAGCCAGGGTTTCACCAGAGTGCTTCAGATCTACGGAATCGGGTTCAAGGCCATCAAGGACCCCAAGGGCCTGACCCTCAACCTGGGATTTTCCCATCCCATCAATATGGAAGCTCCCCAGGGCATCGAGTTTGACCTCACCGACGAACCCGCCCAGAAAGTCTTGGACAAGACCTACCAGAGCAGCATCGTGATCAAGGGCATAGACAAGCAATTAGTGGGCGAGGTGGCGGCCACCATCAGGCGTTTCCGCAAGCCGGAGCCGTACCAGGGCAAGGGGATCCGCTACCAGGGCGAGCACATCCGCCGTAAGGCCGGCAAGACCGCGGCCGGGGCCACCGGCGCATAA
- the rplR gene encoding 50S ribosomal protein L18: protein MADKAKEKRDARLRRHVRIRRKVQGTSERPRLCVFRSNKFIYAQVIDDTQHAVLAASGKMEGLEKGKLAQSKQVGKKIAQLALAKGIKQVVFDRGGYIYHGRIKALAESAREAGLQF from the coding sequence ATGGCAGACAAGGCGAAAGAAAAACGAGACGCCCGCCTCAGGCGGCATGTACGGATCCGGCGCAAGGTTCAAGGCACATCCGAAAGGCCACGGCTCTGCGTCTTCCGCAGCAACAAGTTCATTTATGCCCAGGTGATAGACGACACCCAACATGCGGTGCTGGCGGCTTCCGGCAAGATGGAGGGGCTGGAAAAAGGCAAGCTGGCCCAGAGCAAGCAGGTGGGCAAGAAGATCGCCCAGCTGGCTTTGGCCAAGGGCATCAAACAGGTGGTGTTTGACCGGGGCGGATATATTTATCACGGCAGAATCAAGGCGCTGGCCGAGTCGGCCAGAGAAGCCGGGTTGCAATTCTAA
- the rpsE gene encoding 30S ribosomal protein S5 has translation MARINLNSLGELKEQVVHINRVAKVVKGGKRFGFTALVTVGDGNGHVGIGKGKAREVSEAIRKANEDAKKSLKKYSVVDGKIPYMVMGKYGASEVVLRPAAAGTGVIAGNVVRSVLEVCGVTDILTKSLGSNNPHNLLKATIDGLAQLKQPAEILEERNRGKAGAAPEAKPQTPVEEHPAQAGSEEQPNQVPAEEPPVAV, from the coding sequence GTGGCAAGGATCAACTTGAATAGTCTGGGCGAGCTCAAGGAGCAGGTGGTCCACATCAACCGGGTGGCCAAGGTGGTAAAGGGAGGAAAGCGCTTCGGTTTTACCGCTCTAGTGACAGTGGGTGATGGAAACGGCCATGTGGGAATCGGCAAGGGAAAGGCCCGCGAAGTTTCCGAGGCCATCCGCAAGGCCAATGAGGACGCCAAGAAAAGCCTTAAAAAATATTCGGTGGTCGACGGCAAGATCCCCTACATGGTAATGGGCAAGTACGGGGCCAGCGAAGTGGTCTTAAGGCCGGCCGCCGCCGGAACCGGCGTGATCGCCGGCAACGTGGTCCGCTCGGTGCTGGAGGTCTGCGGCGTTACCGACATCCTGACCAAGAGCCTGGGCTCCAATAATCCCCATAATCTTTTAAAGGCCACCATCGACGGGCTGGCTCAGCTTAAGCAGCCGGCCGAAATTCTGGAGGAGCGCAACCGGGGCAAGGCCGGGGCCGCCCCCGAGGCCAAACCGCAGACGCCAGTCGAAGAACATCCGGCCCAGGCTGGGTCCGAAGAACAGCCGAACCAGGTGCCGGCCGAGGAACCTCCGGTCGCAGTCTAA
- the rpmD gene encoding 50S ribosomal protein L30, whose protein sequence is MPKKILRITQIHSTIDRAEIQHRTIRALGLRKLYHTVEKADTPQIRGMVKKVEHLLKVEEIKEGGSRK, encoded by the coding sequence GTGCCCAAAAAAATATTACGGATAACCCAGATCCACTCCACCATCGACCGGGCTGAAATCCAGCACCGGACCATCAGGGCTTTAGGGCTGCGCAAGCTTTATCATACGGTGGAGAAGGCCGACACCCCGCAGATCCGGGGGATGGTAAAAAAAGTGGAGCATCTGCTGAAAGTTGAGGAGATCAAGGAAGGAGGCAGCCGCAAATGA